A genomic window from Silene latifolia isolate original U9 population chromosome Y, ASM4854445v1, whole genome shotgun sequence includes:
- the LOC141631848 gene encoding uncharacterized protein LOC141631848 gives MCKKIGLTNLMFADDVLMFSKGDAKSMMLLLRSFSTFSRATGLKISAAKSNAYFCGVSDQLKQEILSVSGFKEGELSFRYSGLPIQTTRLQKKDCECLVEKICSKIHTYGARKFSFAGRLTLVQAVLKSLCSYWASSFVLPKGIIQIVEATSRNFLWDGGTEYRRAPLVVWDMVCRPKKEGGLGLQDVEMWNKALVGRLVDWIYEGRDTVWVNWVECNHLKGRAWSDYEPSTNSSWVWRRIFRVKNELAAGYLTGKWHEQPDGYSPASCYRWLRGVRPKVCWHHMVSNLWNTPMHSFMGWLWAHDTLQTKSKLLQYGVISDADCLLCGQDTETGKHLLFDCVYIRRVIHAVNQIMGGVFPTQDLLDWCMHHNGSKVQKSVSFAMLVCLIYQIWQQRNKCRVEMTVLKPEKLKKMIEQEVKARIRSRDIKFLKYDDVEWLHSMNLL, from the coding sequence ATGTGCAAGAAAATAGGACTCACAAatttgatgtttgctgatgatgtctTGATGTTCAGTAAGGGGGATGCTAAGTCAATGATGCTGTTATTGAGGTCTTTCTCTACTTTTTCTAGAGCTACAGGTCTTAAAATTAGTGCAGCAAAATCCAATGCTTACTTTTGTGGAGTATCTGATCAACTCAAGCAAGAGATCTTAAGTGTGTCTGGATTCAAAGAGGGGGAGTTGTCTTTCAGATATTCAGGCCTGCCTATCCAAACTACTAGACTGCAGAAGAAAGATTGCGAATGCCTAGTGGAAAAAATATGCTCTAAAATTCATACTTATGGGGCTAGGAAGTTCTCGTTTGCAGGAAGATTGACTTTGGTGCAAGCTGTATTAAAGAGTCTTTGCTCTTACTGGGCCTCCTCGTTTGTGCTTCCCAAAGGGATAATACAAATAGTTGAAGCTACCTCCAGGAATTTCTTGTGGGATGGGGGTACTGAGTATAGGAGAGCTCCTTTGGTGGTTTGGGATATGGTGTGCAGGCCTAAAAAGGAAGGGGGTTTGGGTTTGCAGGATGTGGAGATGTGGAATAAAGCTCTGGTTGGGAGACTTGTGGACTGGATTTATGAAGGGAGGGACACTGTCTGGGTCAATTGGGTGGAATGTAATCATCTCAAAGGAAGGGCTTGGTCTGATTATGAGCCTAGTACAAATTCCAGTTGGGTTTGGAGGCGTATATTCAGGGTCAAAAATGAACTGGCTGCTGGCTATTTAACTGGAAAATGGCATGAACAACCAGATGGATACTCACCTGCTAGCTGTTACAGATGGTTAAGAGGGGTCAGGCCTAAGGTTTGTTGGCATCATATGGTCTCGAATCTCTGGAACACTCCTATGCATAGTTTTATGGGGTGGCTATGGGCTCATGATACTCTGCAGACCAAAAGCAAACTTCTGCAATATGGTGTTATAAGTGATGCTGACTGTCTGCTGTGTGGGCAAGATACTGAAACTGGGAAGCATCTGCTTTTTGACTGTGTCTATATCAGAAGAGTTATCCATGCTGTAAATCAGATTATGGGAGGAGTGTTTCCCACACAAGATTTGCTGGACTGGTGTATGCATCACAATGGATCCAAGGTTCAGAAAAGTGTGTCTTTTGCAATGCTTGTGTGTTTGATATACCAGATATGGCAGCAAAGGAATAAGTGCAGGGTGGAAATGACAGTTCTCAAGCCAGAAAAGCTTAAGAAAATGATTGAACAGGAGGTGAAAGCAAGAATCAGGAGTAGAGACATAAAATTTTTGAAATATGATGATGTTGAATGGTTACATAGCATGAACCTCTTGTAA